The Acidobacteriota bacterium genomic interval CGCCCTCGAGCTCCTTGGAAAACCCCGCAGGGTTTTCCACCGCGCCCGCCCGCGTTCGCAACTCCGTTGCTTCGGCGGACTGTTGGCCTGCCAAGCCGTAACATCGCGAGGAGACGTGACAAGCCGGAGCGATGCGAAGGCTGGACCCACGGCTTAGAAGGCCCGTTGTCCGATTCGCGAATTCAGGCCGTATTTCGACGATTCAGGCCTGTTGATCGGTTATGTATAGCGGTTATATTTTCGTGCGCGTCAGTTCGTCTGCGATGCGAATGTGGGCCTGAATCGGCGAACTTGAGCCGATTTGGACCAAAAGGCTATAACCGATCGGTGCGCCTCGATCGAAATTGCGCCATTCTTCACGGTCGTACGCGCTGATCGCAACATCTTCTGCAGCGCAACGGAGGTACGAGGGGCGACAGCGCGTTGTCGACGAGGAACTTCACAGCGTGGATGCGAGGGGAAGGTCGCGCTCGCGAACGGCGGACGCCGCAAACCGAAGCGCCTCACGCACGTCGTCTTCGACGAGGTCCGGGTAGGCCTCCAGGATCTCAGCCGTGGTCATTCCCTCGGCCACCATGCCGACGACAGTCGCCACGGGGATCCTCAGGCGGCGAATGCAAGGAACGCCGCCTAGTTGGCGGGAATCGGCGGTGATTCGAGTGAATTCCATGTTCGGCCTCACGCGCTGAATTGGTCTCAGCCTACATGAGTAATTATACCTGTGCCTGTTGAAAATGCCGTTCTGTTTGCGACGGTTGATGTTGCGACCGCACCGTGGCTACCCTCTTCGCCGATGATACCGGTCCTCGTGTCCTTCCTGCTGACCCTCCAAGGTTGTTTACGCGCACGCATCGCCTCGTGCCAGCGTCGAAGTGATCTGTTACCTATGTCTCCGGAATCGACCGGCGGAAATTGGCGCGCCCGCCCGCCTTCGTTCGGATGACCGCCCGCGAACTTCGGCGCGCTGGGGGTAAGCCAGCCATAGCTCGCCACGCTTCACCGCGAGCGAAGGCTGGCGCGCCCGCCGCCCCTCGGCAAGCTCGGGACGCCCTGAGCCCGTCGAAGGGCGCGACTCGAACGCGGGCCCCCCGGCTTAGAAGGCCCGTTGTCTGAGACCCTCAAGAACAGGCCAGTATTTGCCGATTCTGCGAACCCAATCGGTTATATATAGCGGTTATCTTTGCGTGCGCGCCAGTTCGTCCGCGATGCGGATGTGGGCCTGAATCTGCGAACTTGAGCCGACTTGGACCAGAAGGCTATAACCGATCGCTGCGCGGGCCTCGAGTTTGCGCCAGACTTGCGCGGTCAAGGGAGCCCGCCCGGGCGGCGGGCCACCATTCGGTGGCCGCGAATCAGGCGACCTCGGCGAGCGCGCGAGGGTTCTTGATGGCGATGAGCAGGAGTGTCCTTGCGGCGCCTGACGGCGCGCGGCGGCCCTGCTCCCACTCTTGAAGCGTGCGAACCGACACGCCCAGCAGGTTCCCGAATGCTCGACACCGACGGCACCGTCGTGACGCGCCCGTGCTCGCCCCGTTTGAGTTGACGAAGCCCTTCCAAGATCTCGGCGCCA includes:
- a CDS encoding DUF433 domain-containing protein — its product is MEFTRITADSRQLGGVPCIRRLRIPVATVVGMVAEGMTTAEILEAYPDLVEDDVREALRFAASAVRERDLPLASTL